Genomic segment of Cronobacter dublinensis subsp. dublinensis LMG 23823:
GTGGCGACCAGCGCATGATGCTGGTAATCCCATGACGTCAGCGGGATCTCCGCCTTCGCGCGCAGCCAGGAGTTGGCGCCATCCGCGCCCACGACCAGACGCGCCGTCAGCATGTTGCCGTCTTCGAGCGTGATAAAGGCTTCGTTTTCACCCCAGGCGACCTGTTGCAGCGTCGCGGGGGCCATCAGCGTCACGGACTTGCACTGCTGCGCCTTTTGCCAGAGAGCATGGTGAATAACCGGGTTTTCGATAATGTGCCCGAGATGACTAAAGCCGAACGACGCGTCGTCAAACGCGATGCGCCCGAAGCTGTCTTTCTCCCAGACTTCCATACCGTGATAGGCCGCGGCACGATCGCGGGTGATGGTTTCCCAGACGTCAAGCCGTTTGAGGAGCGCTTCGCTGGCGGCGTTTATCGCCGAGACGCGCAGCGCCGGTGGCGCGTCCGCCTCCAGCGGCTGCGGCGCGCGCTGTTCGAGCACCGCGACGCGCAGCCCGCTGCCTTCCAGCCCGCAGGCCACCGCCAGCCCGACCATGCCGCCGCCGACAATCGCTACATCTACACTTTGCACATTCGACTCCTTAGCGCGCCACCCAACCCAGGGTGCGTCTGGCCAGCGCGTCACGCGCCGGGGTAAATAGATCCATCGCCATCAGGCCAAGGTTGCGCCCGACGACCAGCGGCGACCAGCGGTTGGCGAAAAGCTGCACAAGCCCGTCGGTAACGCCGATCGTCGCGGCTTTATCCTGCTCGCGGCGCTGCTGATACGCGCTTAACACCGGCCAGGCGCCGATATCCTGACCGTGCGCGAACGCCTGCGCCAGCGTCTCGGCGAGCGTCATAACGTCGCGCAGACCGAGGTTAAAGCCCTGACCGGCGATCGGATGCAGCGTCTGGGCGGCGTTGCCGACAAGCACCGTGCGGTGCGAAATCACGCGTGAGGCAAGGCTTAACGCGAGCGGATAACCGCTGCGCGCGCCCGCGTGCGTAATACGACCGAGCCGCCAGCCGAAGGCGTGTTGCAACTCCTGGCAGAAGCGCTCATCGCTCCAGCCGAGCACCTGCGCCTGTTTATCCAGCGGATGGCACCAGACCAGCGAGCTGCGCCCCCCGGACATCGGCAGCAGCGCCAGCGGACCGTGCTCGGTGAAACGTTCAAACGCGCGGCCCTGATGGGGCACCGCAGTCGCGACATTGGCGATAATCGCCGCCTGATGATAAGGCTGCTGACGCCATTCGATGCCGCACTGCGCGCCGATGGACGACCGCGACCCGTCGGCGGCGACCAGTATCTGCCCTTCCAGCGTTTCGCCACTATTAAGCTGCACGCTGACCGCCGCTTCACGACGCGTAATGGTCACCACGCGGGCCGGACAATGCAGATGAACGCCTGGCGCTTTACGCAACAGGCTGAAAAGCCGCTGTCCGGCGTCGTGTAATTCGACCACGTTGCCCAGCGCCTGCGTCTGGTAATCGCGCGCGTTGAGCGTCACAAAACCGGCGTGACCGCGGTCGCTAACGTGAACGGTGGTGATAGGCGTGGCGCAGGAGGCGAGCGCCTGCCAGACGCCGACGCGTGCGAGCTCCCGGCAGGTGCCGTCTGCAAGCGCGATGGCGCGGGCATCAAAGCCTGGATGCGCGGCGGATTCCGGCGCGCTGGCTTCCACCAGGTGTACCGGCAACGCGCCATGAGTGAAGCGAGAGATAGCCAGC
This window contains:
- the ubiH gene encoding 2-octaprenyl-6-methoxyphenyl hydroxylase, with the translated sequence MSVIIAGGGMAGATLALAISRFTHGALPVHLVEASAPESAAHPGFDARAIALADGTCRELARVGVWQALASCATPITTVHVSDRGHAGFVTLNARDYQTQALGNVVELHDAGQRLFSLLRKAPGVHLHCPARVVTITRREAAVSVQLNSGETLEGQILVAADGSRSSIGAQCGIEWRQQPYHQAAIIANVATAVPHQGRAFERFTEHGPLALLPMSGGRSSLVWCHPLDKQAQVLGWSDERFCQELQHAFGWRLGRITHAGARSGYPLALSLASRVISHRTVLVGNAAQTLHPIAGQGFNLGLRDVMTLAETLAQAFAHGQDIGAWPVLSAYQQRREQDKAATIGVTDGLVQLFANRWSPLVVGRNLGLMAMDLFTPARDALARRTLGWVAR